From Ptychodera flava strain L36383 chromosome 2, AS_Pfla_20210202, whole genome shotgun sequence, the proteins below share one genomic window:
- the LOC139148031 gene encoding acidic phospholipase A2 PA-3-like: MTLHMITRYRALGFLFCVCFLIARSFAEEDSPEPAGSSEGTVGTANVMQFGAMIFCATGRNPLDYNGYGCYCGFGGGGKAVDAVDSCCEVHDNCYGDAIKESGCPSWYPYVASYNAVCVACLPSWSYGFHPLRECKHAICKCDSAAAKCFAGNTYNKSYKDYDKKKNC; this comes from the exons ATGACGCTTCACATGATTACAAGATACCGTGCACTGGGTTTcctgttttgtgtgtgttttctcATAGCGCGCTCCTTCGCTGAAGAAGACAGTCCGGAACCAG CTGGATCAAGTGAAGGAACGGTTGGTACGGCAAACGTCATGCAGTTTGGAGCTATGATATTCTGTGCAACAGGAAGAAACCCATTGGATTACAATGGCTATGGCTGTTACTGCGGCTTTGGTGGAGGTGGCAAGGCAGTGGATGCTGTAGACAG TTGCTGTGAGGTGCACGACAACTGCTACGGCGATGCCATCAAAGAATCAGGATGTCCGTCATGGTATCCCTACGTTGCTTCATACAATGCCGTGTGTGTTGCTTGCT TGCCTAGTTGGAGTTACGGTTTTCACCCTCTAAGAGAATGCAAGCACGCCATCTGCAAGTGTGATTCCGCTGCCGCGAAGTGCTTTGCTGGGAACACTTACAACAAGAGTTACAAAGACTACGATAAGAAGAAAAACTGTTAA
- the LOC139119412 gene encoding basic phospholipase A2 taipoxin alpha chain-like isoform X2 — translation MAFRTIARYQVLGFFLGLCFLTTRCFAEEGNTERDGKLERTVGTKSILQFGAMILCATGRNPLDYNNYGCYCGLGGSGTAVDGVDRCCEAHDRCYRNAISNSGCPSWYIYVATYKFECTTCRPRSSYLFMGKCKHAICRCDSVAARCFARNTYNSSYKGHDKSNC, via the exons ATGGCGTTTCGCACGATTGCAAGATACCAAGTTTTGGGCTTCTTTCTTGGTCTGTGTTTTCTCACAACGCGCTGCTTCGCAGAGGAAGGCAACACGGAAAGAG ATGGAAAACTGGAAAGAACGGTCGGTACGAAGAGCATCTTGCAGTTCGGAGCCATGATATTGTGTGCAACGGGACGAAACCCATTGGATTACAACAACTATGGCTGTTACTGCGGCCTTGGCGGAAGTGGGACGGCAGTCGATGGAGTGGACAG ATGTTGTGAGGCACATGATAGGTGTTACAGAAATGCCATCAGCAACTCTGGATGTCCGTCTTGGTACATATACGTTGCTACATACAAATTCGAGTGTACTACTTGCC GTCCTCGTTCGAGCTACCTGTTCATGGGGAAATGCAAGCACGCCATCTGCCGGTGTGATTCCGTCGCTGCCAGGTGTTTTGCTCGCAACACCTACAACAGCAGTTACAAAGGCCACGATAAGAGCAACTGTTAA
- the LOC139119404 gene encoding basic phospholipase A2 PA-9C-like isoform X1 translates to MAFRTVARHKVLGLLFGLCFLTTHCFAEEDNTELEDEVSEETVGAQNLLQFGGMILCTTRRNPLDYNNYGCYCGKGGSGRAVDGVDRCCETHDRCYSNAIKNHGCPSWYVYVASYNAVCTRCLPLWSYGFHHRRKCKHAVCQCDSEAAKCFARNTYNRSYKGYDKKKNC, encoded by the exons ATGGCGTTTCGCACGGTTGCAAGACACAAAGTTCTGGGTCTCCTATTTGGCCTGTGCTTTCTCACGACGCACTGCTTCGCTGAGGAAGATAACACGGAGCTAG AAGATGAAGTATCGGAAGAAACGGTCGGTGCGCAGAACCTATTGCAGTTCGGAGGCATGATATTGTGCACAACAAGGCGAAACCCGTTGGATTATAACAACTATGGCTGTTACTGCGGCAAGGGCGGAAGCGGGAGAGCAGTCGATGGAGTTGACAG ATGTTGCGAGACACACGACAGATGTTACAGCAATGCTATCAAGAATCATGGATGTCCGTCTTGGTATGTGTACGTGGCTTCGTACAATGCCGTGTGTACAAGATGCT TGCCTCTTTGGAGTTACGGTTTTCACCATCGCAGAAAATGCAAGCACGCCGTCTGCCAGTGTGATTCCGAAGCTGCGAAGTGTTTCGCTCGCAACACCTACAACAGAAGCTATAAAGGCTACGataagaagaaaaattgttaa
- the LOC139119412 gene encoding basic phospholipase A2 taipoxin alpha chain-like isoform X1 produces MAFRTIARYQVLGFFLGLCFLTTRCFAEEGNTERVSQDGKLERTVGTKSILQFGAMILCATGRNPLDYNNYGCYCGLGGSGTAVDGVDRCCEAHDRCYRNAISNSGCPSWYIYVATYKFECTTCRPRSSYLFMGKCKHAICRCDSVAARCFARNTYNSSYKGHDKSNC; encoded by the exons ATGGCGTTTCGCACGATTGCAAGATACCAAGTTTTGGGCTTCTTTCTTGGTCTGTGTTTTCTCACAACGCGCTGCTTCGCAGAGGAAGGCAACACGGAAAGAG TTTCACAAGATGGAAAACTGGAAAGAACGGTCGGTACGAAGAGCATCTTGCAGTTCGGAGCCATGATATTGTGTGCAACGGGACGAAACCCATTGGATTACAACAACTATGGCTGTTACTGCGGCCTTGGCGGAAGTGGGACGGCAGTCGATGGAGTGGACAG ATGTTGTGAGGCACATGATAGGTGTTACAGAAATGCCATCAGCAACTCTGGATGTCCGTCTTGGTACATATACGTTGCTACATACAAATTCGAGTGTACTACTTGCC GTCCTCGTTCGAGCTACCTGTTCATGGGGAAATGCAAGCACGCCATCTGCCGGTGTGATTCCGTCGCTGCCAGGTGTTTTGCTCGCAACACCTACAACAGCAGTTACAAAGGCCACGATAAGAGCAACTGTTAA
- the LOC139119404 gene encoding basic phospholipase A2 PA-9C-like isoform X2 produces MAFRTVARHKVLGLLFGLCFLTTHCFAEEDNTELDEVSEETVGAQNLLQFGGMILCTTRRNPLDYNNYGCYCGKGGSGRAVDGVDRCCETHDRCYSNAIKNHGCPSWYVYVASYNAVCTRCLPLWSYGFHHRRKCKHAVCQCDSEAAKCFARNTYNRSYKGYDKKKNC; encoded by the exons ATGGCGTTTCGCACGGTTGCAAGACACAAAGTTCTGGGTCTCCTATTTGGCCTGTGCTTTCTCACGACGCACTGCTTCGCTGAGGAAGATAACACGGAGCTAG ATGAAGTATCGGAAGAAACGGTCGGTGCGCAGAACCTATTGCAGTTCGGAGGCATGATATTGTGCACAACAAGGCGAAACCCGTTGGATTATAACAACTATGGCTGTTACTGCGGCAAGGGCGGAAGCGGGAGAGCAGTCGATGGAGTTGACAG ATGTTGCGAGACACACGACAGATGTTACAGCAATGCTATCAAGAATCATGGATGTCCGTCTTGGTATGTGTACGTGGCTTCGTACAATGCCGTGTGTACAAGATGCT TGCCTCTTTGGAGTTACGGTTTTCACCATCGCAGAAAATGCAAGCACGCCGTCTGCCAGTGTGATTCCGAAGCTGCGAAGTGTTTCGCTCGCAACACCTACAACAGAAGCTATAAAGGCTACGataagaagaaaaattgttaa